Proteins from a single region of Vicia villosa cultivar HV-30 ecotype Madison, WI unplaced genomic scaffold, Vvil1.0 ctg.001530F_1_1, whole genome shotgun sequence:
- the LOC131635672 gene encoding uncharacterized calcium-binding protein At1g02270-like, translating into MGRTISKTQIYAMQENQQQLPCISCTTFNILAPIYKRLNHEDESCRESEYRECWLARNNRILDWLMFERSSIICLQEFWVGNEELVSLYEKRLGDAGYIHFKLGRTNNRGDGLLIAVKKEYFKVINYKELHFNDCGDRVAQLLHVELAFPLSQCQNNGIRQEILIVNTHLLFPHDSSLCLVRLHQVYKILQYVESYQKECQLKPLPIILCGDWNGSKRGHVYMFLRSQGFVSSYDTAHHYTDADAHKWISHRNHLGNTCAVDFIWLLNPDKYRKLLKSSWSEAVFGMFKYLLQRTSMTESAAFDFLKDENEDCITYSSFRKALQQLNLIGHCYGLSDEETKDLWFQADIDGNGVIDYKQFLYRIWNQTESDYQRDDKSNETQDKESTDSEEEETIGFSVKNAVLIPQEMEKGSWPEDYSLSDHARLTVVFTPIRISCSHKIS; encoded by the exons atgGGAAGAACAATTTCAAAGACTCAAATTTACGCAATGCAGGAAAACCAACAACAACTACCTTGTATTAGCTGCACCACTTTCAACATTCTTGCTCCTATATACAAGCGTCTTAACCATGAG GATGAGAGTTGTCGTGAAAGTGAGTATAGAGAATGTTGGTTGGCGAGGAATAATAGGATTTTGGATTGGTTGATGTTTGAGAGATCTTCCATTATCTGTCTTCAG GAATTTTGGGTTGGAAATGAAGAGCTTGTTAGTCTGTATGAGAAGAGACTTGGTGATGCTGGATATATTCATTTTAAGCTCGGAAGGACTAACAACCGTGGCGATG GTCTTCTGATAGCAGTGAAAAAGGAATATTTCAAAGTTATAAATTACAAGGAGTTGCATTTCAATGATTGTGGTGATCGAGTAGCTCAATTGTTACATGTTGAGTTAGCTTTTCCACTTTCACAATGTCAAAACAATGGCATTAGACAAGAAATTCTTATTGTCAATACTCACCTACTATTTCCTCATGATTCAAGTCTATGCCTTGTGCGACTTCATCAG GTTTACAAGATACTTCAATATGTGGAATCTTATCAGAAAGAGTGTCAACTTAAGCCTTTACCAATTATACTATGCGG TGATTGGAACGGAAGCAAACGGGGACATGTTTACATGTTCCTAAGGTCTCAAGGGTTTGTATCATCCTATGATACTGCACATCACTACACCGATGCAGATGCTCACAAG TGGATTAGTCACCGTAACCATCTCGGAAATACATGTGCTGTTGATTTCATATGGCTTCTGAATCCTGACAAATATCGAAAACTGCTAAAGTCAAGTTGGAGCGAAGCAGTTTTTGGCATGTTCAAG TATCTATTGCAAAGAACTTCAATGACAGAGAGTGCTGCATTTGATTTTCTAAAGGATGAAAATGAAGATTGTATTACATATTCTAGTTTTCGAAAAGCGCTTCAACAG CTTAATTTGATTGGTCATTGTTATGGTTTGAGTGATGAAGAGACAAAGgacttgtggtttcaagcagatATAGATGGAAATGGTGTAATTGATTATAAACAATTTCTG TATCGAATATGGAATCAAACAGAATCAGATTATCAAAGAGATGACAAATCGAACGAGACGCAAGACAAAGAATCAACTGATAGTGAAGAGGAGGAAACAATTGGCTTTAGTGTTAAAAATGCAGTGTTGATTCCTCAAGAGATGGAGAAAGGAAGTTGGCCAGAAGACTATTCCCTTTCTGATCATGCAAGACTAACTGTAGTCTTCACACCTATAAGAATTTCATGCTCTCACAAGATTTCTTGA
- the LOC131635671 gene encoding transcription termination factor MTERF4, chloroplastic-like has protein sequence MKVMNFSCGVTKPNFPLSQTEMPILTSFGHSKLTATLAFQLPCICVRKMRLITKLQCSVASRMFTSSTGGSQGPKRGGPSSSYVGYARPSLNEMKKDKVAMRENVYEFLRGIGIVPDELDGLELPVTVDVMKERVDFLHNLGLTIEDINNYPLVLGCSVKKNMVPVLDYLGKLGVRKSTLTKFLRRYPQVLHASVVVDLVPVVRYLQGMDIKPNDVPRVLERYPEVLGFKLEGTMSTSVAYLIGIGVGRRELGGVLTRYPEILGMRVGRVIKPFVEYLESLGIPRLAIARLIETQPYILGFDLDDKVKPNVKSLEEFNVRQTSIASIIAQYPDIIGADLEPKLANKKSILNSVLDLDPEDFGLIVEKMPQVVSLNSTPMLKHVDFLKECGFSVVQMKKMIIGCPQLLALNIDIMKLSFDYFQSEMERPLEDLVEFPAFFTYGLESTIKPRHTMIAKKGLKCSLAWMLNCSNEKFEQRMDYDTIDMEEMEMKPSFDMNSLMRPRNDESDSDYEYSDSDDDDDDDEE, from the coding sequence ATGAAAGTTATGAACTTTTCTTGTGGTGTAACAAAACCCAATTTTCCGCTTTCCCAAACAGAAATGCCAATTTTAACATCATTTGGTCATTCTAAGTTGACTGCTACCCTAGCTTTTCAATTGCCATGTATTTGTGTTAGGAAGATGAGGTTGATTACAAAGCTTCAGTGTTCTGTTGCTAGTAGGATGTTTACTTCTAGCACCGGTGGTTCGCAGGGACCTAAACGGGGAGGTCCCTCGTCGTCGTATGTTGGTTACGCTCGTCCTAGTTTAAATGAAATGAAGAAAGATAAGGTGGCGATGCGTGAAAATGTTTACGAGTTCTTGCGAGGAATTGGCATTGTTCCGGATGAGCTTGATGGTCTTGAGCTTCCTGTTACGGTTGATGTTATGAAGGAGCGTGTGGATTTTCTTCATAACTTGGGGCTTACGATTGAAGATATTAACAACTATCCTCTTGTTCTTGGTTGTAGCGTCAAGAAGAACATGGTTCCTGTGCTTGATTACCTCGGTAAATTGGGAGTTAGGAAATCCACGTTGACGAAGTTTTTGAGGAGATACCCGCAAGTGCTTCATGCTAGTGTGGTTGTGGATCTTGTGCCGGTGGTTAGGTATCTTCAAGGGATGGATATCAAACCCAATGATGTTCCTCGTGTTCTTGAGAGGTATCCAGAAGTGCTAGGATTCAAGCTTGAGGGAACTATGAGCACATCAGTTGCTTATTTGATTGGAATTGGTGTTGGAAGAAGAGAACTCGGAGGTGTCTTAACTAGATACCCGGAGATTTTGGGGATGCGGGTTGGTCGAGTCATCAAGCCTTTTGTGGAGTATCTAGAAAGCTTGGGTATTCCAAGGCTAGCCATTGCTAGACTAATAGAGACACAACCATATATTCTTGGATTCGATCTCGACGATAAGGTGAAGCCAAACGTCAAATCCCTCGAAGAGTTTAATGTTCGGCAAACATCAATTGCCTCGATAATCGCTCAGTATCCTGACATCATTGGAGCTGACCTAGAGCCAAAGCTCGCCAATAAGAAAAGCATTCTCAATTCTGTACTTGATTTAGATCCTGAGGATTTTGGCTTAATCGTTGAGAAAATGCCACAGGTAGTAAGCCTCAATAGTACACCTATGCTAAAGCATGTTGATTTTCTTAAGGAATGCGGATTTTCTGTGgtgcaaatgaagaagatgattatTGGGTGCCCTCAACTACTTGCTTTAAACATTGATATCATGAAACTTAGCTTTGATTACTTCCAAAGTGAGATGGAACGGCCTTTGGAAGACTTGGTTGAATTCCCAGCATTTTTCACTTATGGTTTGGAGTCAACTATAAAACCTAGGCATACCATGATTGCAAAGAAAGGATTGAAGTGTTCACTGGCATGGATGCTTAATTGTTCTAATGAGAAATTTGAGCAGCGGATGGATTATGACACTATTGACATGGAAGAGATGGAAATGAAACCATCTTTTGACATGAACTCATTGATGCGACCAAGGAATGATGAATCGGATTCTGATTATGAATACAGcgattctgatgatgatgatgatgatgatgaagagtga
- the LOC131635666 gene encoding uncharacterized protein LOC131635666, with amino-acid sequence MSDLQIEKTQQEQESTLLQNSPISHKQQQHSIFIPSSSSSSSIMVDLDHHHTHNNSLKRHSPPSSSSAERSSKKHSFNQEDLSLTGKDGFSANALPNSVCGNFLRYCISDPYTFHDQSSTGLPPLPSENLRRCKSDGIPSKAKTAARCLNSEEKIPDDSMKLKKMKERLTEMKQLWDEVVKEDIEDEKDQEEQEQEGEEHSLVAEENKTLSQDEKGKDYEEAISVEWIEKNLNLTFRCPCGKGYEVQICGNNCYYKLV; translated from the exons ATGAGTGATTTGCAGATTGAAAAAACTCAACAAGAACAAGAATCTACATTGCTGCAAAATTCTCCAATCTctcacaaacaacaacaacactccATTttcattccatcatcatcatcatcatcatcaataatggTTGATCTTGATCATCATCACACTCACAACAACTCTCTCAAACGCCACTCACCGCCGTCTTCTTCCTCCGCCGAACGCTCATCCAAGAAGCATTCTTTCAACCAAGAGGATCTCAGTCTCACCGGTAAGGATGGCTTCTCAGCCAATGCTCTTCCTAACAGTGTCTGTGGAAATTTTCTTCGCTACTGCATCTCCGATCCATACACCTTTCATGATCAATCCTCTACTGGTCTGCCTCCTCTCCCCTCGGAGAATCTCAGGAGATGCAAGTCTGATGGTATTCCTTCTAAGGCTAAAACAGCTGCTCGCTGTTTGAACTCTGAAGAAAAGATCCCTGATGACTCCATG AAGCTTAAGAAGATGAAAGAACGGTTAACAGAAATGAAGCAGCTGTGGgatgaagttgtgaaagaagacatagaagatgaaaaagaccaggaagaacaagaacaagaaggaGAAGAACACTCTCTTGTTGCTGAAGAAAACAAAACCCTATCTCAG GATGAAAAGGGAAAAGACTATGAAGAAGCAATTAGTGTAGAGTGGATTGAAAAGAATTTAAACcttactttcaggtgtccatgtGGGAAGGGATATGAAGTTCAAATATGTGGAAATAATTGCTACTACAAGTTGGTTTAG